In the Syngnathus scovelli strain Florida chromosome 8, RoL_Ssco_1.2, whole genome shotgun sequence genome, one interval contains:
- the pde1a gene encoding dual specificity calcium/calmodulin-dependent 3',5'-cyclic nucleotide phosphodiesterase 1A isoform X2 yields MGSFCSGLDPETHVTAAPAAPDTGDLLRPMGGHGRERKSRRGARRWGHAAPANHSAEKKFQTRQKYKSTSQRLKAAMAVLDGGGALDLAELRRNLQLAAAMLDAVYADETKRLLDPEDDLSELPAESVPREVRDWLACTFSRKMGVAKRRPEEKPRFRSIVHAVQAGIFVERMYRRTSNMAGLTYPPTAIAALKKVDQWSFDVFLLHEGTGEHALKFLVYELLTRYDLINRFRIPVPALVQFVEALENGYSKHKNPYHNLVHAADVTQTAHFLMLHTGTMHWLSELEILAMVFAAAIHDFEHTGTTNNFHIHTRSEVAILYNDRSVLENHHVSAAYRLMAEEDTNILVNLNKDDWRELRALVIEMVMSTDMSCHFQQIKTMRNTLAQSHSVDKVKVLSLMLHAADISHPAKGWPLHYRWTHSLMEEFFRQGDKEVELGLPFSPLCDRKATMIAQSQIGFIDFIVEPTFGVLVDVTEKVMGPLIDEERKARETGNRRPSLTGSGSVTVESVQRRGGGRHGSRDDRQTDFSLSAIDLPALRKHLSDVIGRNKDRWKELSVDELADKKQEGQEEAESKSKSCSNDQSQGSARRPPDEARNHDDHEQKSSGIQSEDHSRRNGAGPGEEDQESA; encoded by the exons GCAGAAATACAAAAGCACATCACAGAG GCTGAAAGCGGCCATGGCGGTGTTGGACGGCGGCGGGGCGCTGGACCTCGCCGAGCTGCGCCGGAACCTGCAGCTGGCCGCCGCCATGCTGGACGCCGTCTACGCCGACGAGACCAA ACGTCTGCTGGACCCCGAGGACGATCTGAGCGAGCTGCCGGCCGAGTCGGTGCCCAGGGAGGTCCGCGATTGGCTGGCGTGCACCTTCAGCCGCAAGATGGGCGTGGCCAAGCGCCGCCCCGAGGAGAAGCCGCGCTTCAGGAGCATCGTGCACGCCGTGCAGGCCGGGATCTTCGTCGAGAG GATGTATCGCCGGACGTCCAATATGGCCGGCCTGACGTACCCGCCCACGGCCATCGCCGCTCTCAAA AAGGTGGACCAGTGGTCCTTCGACGTGTTTTTGCTTCACGAGGGCACGGGCGAGCACGCCCTCAAGTTTCTGGTCTACGAGCTCCTGACGCGCTATGACCTCATCAACAGGTTCAGG ATTCCCGTGCCGGCGCTGGTTCAGTTTGTGGAGGCTCTGGAGAACGGCTACAGCAAACACAAGAACCCCTACCACAACCTGGTCCACGCCGCCGATGTCACGCAGACGGCGCACTTCCTCATGCTGCACACTGGAACCATG CACTGGCTGAGCGAGCTGGAAATCCTGGCCATGGTTTTTGCAGCGGCCATTCACGACTTTGAGCACACGGGAACCACAAACAACTTCCACATACACACGAG GTCGGAGGTGGCCATCTTGTACAACGACCGTTCGGTTCTGGAGAACCATCACGTGAGCGCCGCCTACAGGCTGATGGCGGAGGAGGACACCAACATCCTGGTCAACCTCAACAAGGACGACTGGAG GGAGCTTCGCGCGCTGGTCATCGAGATGGTGATGTCGACGGACATGTCGTGTCACTTTCAGCAGATCAAGACCATGCGGAACACCCTTGCGCAGTCGCACAG cgTGGATAAGGTGAAGGTCTTGTCACTGATGCTGCACGCCGCCGACATCAGCCACCCCGCCAAAGGCTGGCCGCTGCACTACCGCTGGACGCACAGCCTCATGGAGGAATTCTTCAGACAG GGCGACAAAGAAGTGGAACTGGGACTTCCCTTTTCTCCTCTTTGTGACCGCAAAGCCACCATGATTGCTCAGTCGCAGATTG GTTTTATCGACTTCATCGTGGAGCCGACGTTCGGCGTACTGGTGGATGTGACGGAGAAGGTGATGGGCCCCCTGATAGACGAGGAGAGGAAGGCCCGCGAGACGGGAAACCGACGGCCCAG CCTGACAGGCAGCGGCTCGGTCACCGTGGAGTCCGTCCAGagacgcggcggcggccgccacGGCAGCCGCGATGACCGCCAGACGGACTTTTCCCTGAGCGCCATTGACCTGCCTGCGCTCAGGAAGCACCTGAGCGATGTCATCGGCAGGAACAAGGACAGGTGGAAGGAGCTCTCTGTGGACG AATTGGCCGATAAGAAGCAAGAAGGTCAAGAGGAGGCGGAGTCCAAGAGCAAAAGCTGCTCAAACGACCAATCGCAGGGCTCGGCCCGCCGCCCACCGGATGAAGCGCGTAACCACGACGACCATGAGCAAAAGTCATCCGGCATCCAATCTGAAGACCACTCCAGACGCAACG GGGCGGGGCCAGGAGAGGAGGACCAGGAAAGTGCCTGA
- the LOC125973809 gene encoding SH3 domain-binding protein 4: MAAHRIRTTANSNALLPRCRSEGTLIDLGDGVSESGLGDVKVPSPSALRLDAGACLGTAREVVAIKDYCPSSFTTLKFSKGDRLYVLDTSGGEWWYAHNNTEMGYIPAAYVEPVGLRDSSFSDSGMIDGGGGDAREETASEMDLLGEWAGVILTPTAFHHGNPFASAQSSTNPFLHGDPPNPLDQNDNEKSADLLLLFDAPSVPNPVVNVKGSGGSGFDPLARDNPFFRSKRSYSLSDMSVLQAQSDNPPTSGGGFFGGLKAPAPEQFPSREAFRTAWLTHRKLARSCHDLDSLGQSPGWGQTQPVETNIVCRLDSSGGAVRLPDTDIGVHVPEGHVARGDTQQISIKALLDPPLELNNDRCTISGPVVELKLSNMETKSGITLEMKVSVAVKAERRESARIVCVRSDCKEGPYGPVSQTSLCGDTLRVSLDNLEPCMYVCAVVQCQSSSPDCNVWDHVDKKMTLGVYGPKHIHPSFKTVVAAFGHDCAPKSLLVSQAGKPAQSSPPVALQLWGKHQFVLSRPRDLRVGVYSNMANFEVKAGEQAKVIRAFQIKLGKVSRLVYLISCRSSAAADFSDFTLRIQVKDERDAILAQFCVQTPTPPPRTGPKTSMQRRFLKKKEVGKIILSPLAVATKYPVFHDRRVANLRFGKLIKTVIRQTKNTYLLEYKKGDVVALLSEEKVKLKGQLWTKEWYIGYCQGRVGLVHAKNVLLMGKLQPLSFSGPELTTSLLLEQVLRPCKFLTYIYASVRTVLMENIGDWRAFADALGYQNLPVTHFCRAELDSEPERVACVLEKLKEDCNNTDSKERKSFQKELLTALLKLDCQGLVARLVMDFVLLTTAVEVAGRWRELAERLAKVSRQQMDAYEAPHRDKNGVVDSEAMWKPAYDFLVTWAAQMGDSYRDVIQDLHVGLDRMKSPITKRWKHLSGTLLLVHCLDALRSSAFSPASAASDDFAI, translated from the exons ATGGCCGCCCATCGAATCCGAACCACGGCCAATAGCAACGCCTTGCTGCCTCGCTGCAGGTCCGAGGGGACGCTGATCGACCTCGGTGACGGCgtgtccgagtccggcctcggTGATGTCAAAG TGCCTTCTCCCAGTGCCTTACGCTTGGACGCCGGCGCCTGCTTGGGCACGGCCCGAGAGGTGGTGGCCATCAAGGACTACTGCCCGTCCAGCTTCACCACGCTCAAGTTCTCCAAAGGCGACCGACTCTACGTTCTGGACACGTCGGGCGGCGAGTGGTGGTACGCCCACAACAACACGGAGATGGGCTACATCCCGGCCGCTTACGTGGAGCCCGTGGGTCTCCGAGACTCTTCCTTCAGCGACAGCGGCATGatagacggcggcggcggcgacgccaGGGAAGAGACGGCTTCGGAAATGGACCTACTCGGAGAGTGGGCCGGCGTCATTCTGACGCCGACCGCTTTCCATCACGGAAATCCTTTTGCCAGCGCACAGAGCTCAACCAACCCGTTCCTGCACGGCGATCCTCCAAACCCGCTGGACCAAAACGACAACGAGAAGTCTGCTgatcttcttcttctctttgaCGCTCCGTCCGTGCCAAACCCTGTCGTGAACGTGAAGGGCTCCGGCGGGAGTGGTTTCGACCCGCTCGCCAGGGATAACCCCTTTTTCCGAAGCAAGCGCTCCTACAGTTTGTCCGACATGTCGGTCCTGCAGGCCCAGTCGGACAACCCTCCGACGTCCGGCGGCGGTTTCTTCGGCGGCCTCAAAGCGCCGGCCCCGGAGCAGTTCCCGAGCAGGGAGGCTTTCCGCACAGCGTGGCTTACCCATCGCAAGCTGGCCAGGTCCTGCCACGACTTGGACTCTCTGGGCCAAAGTCCCGGCTGGGGTCAGACGCAGCCGGTGGAGACCAACATCGTCTGCCGGCTGGACAGCTCGGGAGGCGCCGTGCGGCTCCCGGACACCGACATCGGCGTCCACGTCCCCGAGGGCCATGTGGCCCGGGGCGACACCCAGCAGATCTCCATCAAAGCGCTCTTAGATCCGCCTCTGGAACTGAACAACGATCGCTGCACCATCTCTGGGCCGGTGGTGGAGCTCAAGCTCAGCAACATGGAGACCAAAAGCGGCATCACGCTGGAGATGAAAGTGTCGGTGGCGGTGAAGGCGGAAAGGCGCGAGAGCGCCCGCATCGTGTGCGTCAGGAGCGACTGCAAAGAGGGGCCGTACGGCCCCGTCTCGCAGACTTCCCTGTGCGGCGACACGCTTCGGGTGTCCCTGGACAACTTGGAGCCGTGCATGTACGTTTGCGCGGTGGTGCAGTGCCAGTCCTCGTCTCCGGACTGCAACGTGTGGGATCACGTGGACAAAAAGATGACGTTGGGGGTGTACGGACCCAAACACATCCACCCCTCCTTCAAAACGGTGGTGGCCGCCTTCGGTCACGACTGCGCCCCCAAGTCGTTGCTGGTGAGCCAAGCGGGCAAGCCGGCGCAGTCCTCGCCCCCGGTCGCGCTACAGCTGTGGGGCAAACACCAGTTTGTCCTGTCCAGGCCCCGGGACCTCCGCGTGGGGGTCTACTCCAACATGGCCAACTTTGAGGTGAAGGCCGGCGAGCAGGCCAAAGTGATCCGGGCTTTCCAGATCAAACTGGGCAAAGTCAGCCGGCTGGTCTACCTGATCAGTTGCCGCAGTAGCGCCGCCGCCGATTTTTCCGACTTCACCCTGAGGATCCAGGTCAAAGACGAGCGGGATGCCATACTGGCCCAGTTTTGCGTTCAGACGCCCACGCCGCCGCCCAGGACGGGTCCCAAGACGTCCATGCAGCGGCGCTTCCTGAAGAAGAAGGAAGTGGGCAAGATCATCCTGTCTCCGCTCGCCGTCGCCACCAAGTACCCGGTGTTCCACGACCGCCGGGTCGCCAACCTCAGGTTCGGAAAGCTGATCAAGACGGTCATCCGGCAGACCAAGAACACCTACCTGCTGGAGTACAAGAAAGGAGACGTGGTGGCGCTTCTGAGCGAGGAGAAGGTCAAGCTGAAGGGCCAGCTGTGGACCAAAGAATGGTACATCGGCTACTGCCAGGGCCGGGTGGGACTGGTCCACGCCAAAAACGTGCTGCTGATGGGAAAGCTCCAGCCCCTTTCCTTCAGCGGGCCCGAGCTCACCACCTCCCTGTTACTGGAGCAGGTTCTGAGGCCCTGCAAGTTCCTCACGTACATCTACGCCTCGGTCCGCACCGTCCTGATGGAGAACATCGGCGACTGGCGGGCCTTCGCCGACGCCCTCGGGTACCAGAACCTTCCCGTGACGCACTTCTGCCGGGCCGAGCTGGACAGCGAACCGGAGAGGGTGGCCTGCGTTCTGGAGAAGCTGAAGGAAGACTGCAACAATACGGACAGCAAAGAGCGAAAGTCCTTCCAGAAGGAGCTGCTCACG GCCCTCCTGAAGCTGGACTGCCAAGGCCTGGTAGCCCGCCTGGTGATGGATTTTGTGCTCCTGACCACGGCGGTGGAGGTGGCGGGACGCTGGCGGGAGTTGGCCGAGCGCCTGGCCAAGGTTTCCCGTCAGCAGATGGACGCCTACGAGGCGCCGCACCGTGACAAGAACGGCGTGGTGGACAGCGAG GCCATGTGGAAGCCGGCATACGACTTCCTGGTGACTTGGGCGGCTCAGATGGGCGACAGCTACCGGGACGTGATCCAGGACCTCCACGTGGGCCTGGACCGGATGAAGAGTCCCATCACCAAGCGCTGGAAGCACCTGAGCGGGACCCTGCTCCTGGTCCACTGCCTGGACGCCCTCCGGAGCTCCGCCTTCAGCCCGGCCTCGGCCGCGTCGGACGACTTTGCCATCTGA